A portion of the Clostridium gelidum genome contains these proteins:
- a CDS encoding NUDIX hydrolase, producing MNIKDIKNKIKNNKPYINGWERMRRAAIIIPIVEINNEVCILFEVRSKKLNSQPGDICFPGGKIDGDETPKEAALREMFEELGIENIDIINELDTVVRYDGIIIHPYLGIIENIKEIKINESEVDHVFYVPINYLLNHRPLEVNSKLKIERPEEFPYDLIVNKENYKFREAKHRLLFYKYENYNIWGITAEMLKNFLEKL from the coding sequence ATGAATATAAAAGATATTAAGAATAAAATAAAAAATAATAAACCATATATTAATGGATGGGAAAGAATGCGAAGAGCAGCTATAATTATTCCTATAGTAGAAATAAATAATGAAGTATGTATATTATTTGAAGTAAGATCAAAAAAATTAAATAGTCAACCAGGTGATATATGTTTTCCAGGTGGAAAGATAGATGGAGACGAGACTCCCAAAGAAGCTGCACTACGAGAAATGTTTGAAGAGCTAGGAATTGAAAATATTGATATTATAAATGAATTAGATACTGTAGTTAGATATGATGGTATAATAATTCATCCTTATTTAGGGATTATTGAAAACATTAAAGAAATCAAGATAAATGAAAGTGAAGTTGATCATGTGTTTTACGTTCCAATTAATTATCTTTTAAATCATAGGCCTTTAGAAGTGAATAGTAAATTAAAAATTGAGAGACCGGAAGAGTTTCCATATGATTTAATTGTTAATAAGGAAAATTATAAATTTAGGGAAGCTAAACATAGATTGTTATTTTATAAATATGAAAATTATAATATATGGGGGATTACGGCGGAGATGCTAAAAAACTTTTTGGAAAAGTTATAA
- a CDS encoding sn-glycerol-1-phosphate dehydrogenase, whose translation MDEILNKPIKEMANMEFECSCGKHHKIEMKHIYVGQGVSSKIVDIVKEVLPKQILLVSDNNTYDALGRAVEGKLKEAGYIINSIVLSRQGDLVPDERAIGRVLVEIDDNTELLVAVGSGSINDIARIISAKTKIPYVIMGTAPSMDGYASTVSPLIIDETKVTYPGVAPYAIIADSNIMKDAPFEMICAGFGDILGKYTALSDWMLSHKMNDEYFCHTTETLVREAMNKCFENIEGAVNRDAKAIGDIAEALILSGVAMTLSGNSRPASGAEHHLSHYWEIDKISRKLEHPLHGNSVGVGTVISALIYKELKIEEKYGIKVPSPEEIIKLLDSIGAASSPKTLGIEKELFHRSVIHALEIRPRYTILQYAKNENKLEECADKLTNLFYGEE comes from the coding sequence ATGGATGAAATTTTAAATAAGCCAATAAAAGAAATGGCTAATATGGAGTTTGAATGTAGTTGTGGAAAACACCATAAAATAGAAATGAAGCACATTTATGTTGGACAAGGTGTAAGTTCAAAAATTGTTGATATTGTAAAGGAAGTTTTACCAAAACAGATTTTACTTGTAAGTGATAATAACACTTATGATGCTCTTGGTAGAGCTGTAGAAGGTAAACTTAAGGAAGCAGGCTACATAATTAACAGTATTGTATTAAGTAGACAAGGTGATTTAGTTCCAGATGAAAGAGCTATAGGAAGAGTACTCGTTGAAATTGACGATAATACAGAGCTTTTAGTTGCTGTGGGATCAGGAAGTATTAATGATATAGCTCGAATTATAAGTGCAAAAACAAAAATACCATATGTTATTATGGGAACTGCGCCATCTATGGATGGATATGCATCAACAGTATCGCCATTAATTATCGATGAAACAAAAGTAACATATCCAGGGGTTGCACCATATGCAATTATAGCAGATTCTAATATTATGAAAGATGCACCTTTTGAAATGATATGTGCAGGATTTGGAGATATTCTCGGAAAATACACAGCACTTTCTGATTGGATGTTATCTCATAAAATGAATGATGAATATTTTTGTCATACAACAGAAACACTAGTAAGAGAAGCTATGAATAAATGCTTTGAGAATATAGAAGGTGCAGTTAATAGAGATGCTAAAGCAATAGGAGATATAGCAGAAGCTCTTATTTTATCAGGTGTAGCTATGACGTTATCAGGAAATTCAAGACCAGCATCGGGAGCAGAACATCATCTTTCTCATTATTGGGAGATTGACAAAATTTCAAGGAAGCTAGAACATCCACTTCATGGTAATTCAGTAGGAGTTGGTACTGTTATATCTGCATTGATATATAAAGAACTTAAAATAGAAGAAAAATATGGAATAAAGGTTCCAAGTCCAGAAGAAATTATAAAATTATTAGATTCTATTGGAGCTGCATCAAGCCCTAAAACTTTAGGCATTGAAAAAGAATTATTTCATAGAAGTGTAATTCATGCACTTGAAATTAGACCAAGGTATACAATTTTACAATATGCAAAAAATGAAAACAAGTTAGAAGAATGTGCAGATAAATTAACAAATTTATTTTATGGAGAAGAATGA
- a CDS encoding sensor histidine kinase translates to MKIKTLNSRFIIFVICLIIPIGICNIISLGMSRKIENGYVNMLNNMLIANEIKQHIENSLDSFNQYILSGAEKKKESYNNEVYLAKQKIQTLKNNSDNSSQYILRDLDNTLDSYKENSGKTISAYENKEGYIFYYDDFIAAKNIASYFNVYASTLMQNYLEVNSIDYKELNKNSSIIYVSLTTYLILILSMCVIYAMFFIRNISKGLKGIVETSNKVSKGQFEYYEGNKTDIYELDVLTNAFNTMIKDIKEFVSSINDKLILEKKLKEEEMKNLQYENALKKFDLKVLQSQINPHFLFNTLNCVNVTAIMENATTTSKLIKSVSNILRYSLRCMNRNSFLEEEINIVKDYIYIQECRFNDRVKFNLNVNMDMKKVKIPGMTIQPLVENAFIHGIESKEEGGCIDISINDDDGICCVVIEDDGVGIPKEILDKINNCNYDTQHIGHTTGLGINIVEKRLRYLYDKKDMFKVESEEGIGTKVYLKIPITGDGN, encoded by the coding sequence TTGAAAATTAAAACTTTGAATAGCAGATTTATTATATTTGTTATATGTTTGATTATTCCAATAGGCATATGCAATATTATATCCTTAGGCATGAGCAGAAAAATTGAAAATGGATATGTTAATATGCTTAATAATATGCTTATAGCAAATGAAATTAAACAACATATTGAAAATTCTTTGGATAGTTTTAATCAATATATATTAAGTGGAGCTGAAAAAAAGAAAGAAAGCTATAATAATGAAGTATATCTAGCGAAACAAAAAATACAAACGCTAAAGAATAATTCTGATAATAGCAGTCAATACATTTTACGGGATTTAGATAATACATTGGACTCATACAAGGAGAACTCTGGAAAAACAATTTCAGCTTACGAAAATAAGGAAGGGTATATTTTTTATTATGATGATTTTATAGCAGCTAAAAATATTGCATCATATTTCAATGTATATGCATCAACACTTATGCAGAATTATTTGGAAGTCAATAGTATAGATTATAAAGAATTAAATAAAAATAGTAGCATTATATATGTATCGTTGACAACTTATCTAATATTAATCTTATCTATGTGTGTTATATATGCTATGTTTTTTATAAGAAATATTTCAAAAGGATTAAAGGGAATTGTTGAAACATCTAACAAGGTATCTAAGGGACAGTTTGAATATTATGAAGGAAATAAAACTGATATATATGAATTAGATGTACTTACAAATGCTTTCAATACTATGATAAAAGATATAAAAGAGTTTGTAAGTTCAATTAATGATAAGCTCATATTGGAGAAAAAATTAAAAGAAGAAGAAATGAAGAATCTCCAATATGAAAACGCTTTAAAGAAATTTGATCTTAAGGTACTCCAGTCTCAGATAAATCCACATTTTTTGTTTAATACGTTAAATTGTGTAAATGTTACAGCGATTATGGAAAATGCAACAACAACAAGTAAATTAATAAAATCAGTTTCAAATATTTTAAGGTATTCTTTACGATGCATGAATAGAAATTCATTTTTAGAAGAAGAGATAAACATTGTAAAGGATTATATTTATATACAAGAATGTCGATTTAATGATAGGGTGAAATTTAATTTAAATGTAAATATGGATATGAAAAAAGTGAAGATTCCTGGTATGACAATACAGCCATTGGTGGAGAATGCATTTATACATGGGATAGAATCCAAAGAAGAAGGTGGATGCATAGATATAAGTATAAATGATGACGATGGTATATGTTGTGTTGTTATTGAAGATGATGGAGTTGGTATTCCAAAAGAAATTTTGGATAAGATTAATAATTGTAATTATGATACTCAGCATATTGGTCATACTACTGGACTTGGAATAAATATAGTTGAAAAGAGACTTAGGTATTTATATGATAAAAAAGATATGTTTAAAGTAGAAAGTGAAGAAGGCATAGGGACAAAAGTTTATTTGAAAATACCAATAACGGGGGATGGTAATTGA
- a CDS encoding substrate-binding domain-containing protein yields MRDLKKVVVIILVILFCMGNIYFLYLLKDKTVDKEPIKPKIVLISHIKTNPYWVNIREGAERAAKERGAVIEFLGPTTASTEEGLNLFEMATSAKVSGIITYVQEEGKYKKRINRAMEKGIPVVTIDSDEEDSNRIAYVGTDNILAGQAAGEEMIKQIGTDGNVAIVMGGKEVKNQKERVKGFENYILSNSNLKIVDVDSSDAMLLEAEIITRKILNRNDSINALFCTSALDGIGAAKAIQSLNDSGKVKIICFDDLEETLNNIKNGVVAATIVQKSDEMGYKAVNIIMDKIEKKSDIDQKFLTNVGVINKSNIDTYKQGDDKFEN; encoded by the coding sequence ATGAGAGATTTAAAGAAAGTCGTAGTTATTATATTAGTTATTCTTTTTTGTATGGGTAATATATATTTTCTTTATTTATTAAAAGATAAGACGGTAGACAAAGAACCGATAAAACCCAAAATAGTATTAATATCTCATATAAAAACAAATCCTTATTGGGTGAATATAAGAGAAGGAGCAGAAAGAGCTGCTAAAGAAAGAGGTGCAGTAATTGAATTTCTAGGGCCAACAACTGCAAGTACAGAGGAAGGATTAAATCTTTTTGAAATGGCTACATCTGCTAAAGTAAGTGGAATAATAACATATGTTCAAGAAGAGGGGAAATATAAAAAGAGAATTAATAGAGCAATGGAAAAGGGAATTCCTGTAGTGACAATAGATTCAGATGAAGAAGATAGCAATAGGATAGCTTATGTTGGGACTGATAATATTTTAGCAGGACAAGCAGCAGGCGAAGAAATGATAAAGCAAATTGGAACAGATGGAAATGTTGCAATAGTGATGGGGGGAAAGGAGGTTAAAAATCAAAAGGAAAGGGTAAAGGGTTTCGAAAATTATATACTTTCAAATTCTAATTTAAAAATTGTTGATGTAGATTCATCAGATGCTATGCTTTTGGAAGCAGAAATTATAACTAGAAAAATATTAAATAGAAATGATAGTATTAATGCATTATTTTGTACTTCAGCCCTTGATGGTATAGGAGCAGCTAAAGCAATACAAAGTTTGAATGATAGCGGTAAAGTAAAGATTATTTGCTTTGATGATTTAGAGGAAACTTTAAATAATATTAAAAATGGAGTAGTAGCAGCAACAATAGTACAGAAAAGTGATGAAATGGGCTATAAAGCAGTTAATATTATTATGGATAAAATTGAAAAGAAATCTGATATTGATCAAAAGTTTTTAACTAATGTAGGTGTTATTAACAAAAGTAATATAGATACTTATAAACAAGGAGATGATAAATTTGAAAATTAA
- a CDS encoding glycoside hydrolase family 27 protein, translated as MIGRYDKVMDKNQFALTPPMGWNSWDCYGASVREDEVRGNAEYMAKNLKEFGWEYVVVDIQWYEPKAYSCDYRPFTELEMDEYSRVIPATNRFPSAADGAGFKPLADYVHTLGLKFGIHIMRGIPRQAIHRNTKLLGTYITAREIAYTNSICRWNTDMYGVDPAKEGAAIYYDSLFELYASWGVDYVKVDDSSCAEIGDIPYFAGEIELIRKAIDKCGRNIVLSLSPGPTPLEFAEHVKANANMWRMTGDYWDRWADLFAEFERCNNWSPHVGPGHFPDADMLPVGHIGIRTDPNDLGKGRMTQFTKDEQITMLTLWCIFRSPLMVGCELRDNDTWTLSLLTNTEILRVLKHSSEGKQLYRIDNRIVWIAKDEDGSYYIALFNTGEETHKVEVLLKDINIEGTYISRDLWKHEDLEKVSDILELEVPSHGARLIKLSEFV; from the coding sequence ATGATTGGAAGGTATGATAAAGTTATGGATAAAAATCAATTTGCATTAACGCCACCAATGGGATGGAATAGTTGGGATTGTTATGGTGCAAGTGTAAGGGAAGATGAAGTTAGAGGTAATGCCGAATATATGGCAAAAAATTTAAAGGAGTTCGGATGGGAATATGTTGTTGTAGATATACAGTGGTATGAGCCCAAAGCATATTCATGTGATTATAGACCATTTACAGAATTAGAAATGGATGAATATTCTAGAGTGATTCCAGCTACAAATAGATTTCCTTCTGCTGCAGATGGTGCTGGATTTAAACCTTTAGCAGATTATGTACATACTCTTGGCTTGAAATTTGGTATTCATATAATGAGAGGAATTCCAAGACAAGCTATTCATAGAAATACAAAATTATTAGGAACATATATTACAGCTAGGGAAATTGCATACACTAATTCAATTTGTAGATGGAATACTGATATGTATGGTGTAGATCCTGCAAAAGAAGGAGCCGCAATTTATTATGATTCATTATTTGAATTGTATGCATCATGGGGTGTAGATTATGTAAAGGTTGATGATAGTTCATGTGCTGAAATAGGAGATATACCTTATTTTGCAGGTGAAATTGAATTAATAAGAAAGGCAATAGATAAATGCGGAAGAAACATTGTTCTTAGTTTATCTCCAGGACCAACTCCATTAGAATTTGCAGAACATGTTAAAGCTAATGCTAATATGTGGAGAATGACCGGGGACTATTGGGATAGATGGGCTGATTTATTCGCTGAATTTGAAAGATGTAATAATTGGAGTCCTCATGTAGGACCAGGACACTTTCCAGATGCAGATATGCTTCCAGTTGGGCATATTGGAATTCGTACAGATCCAAATGATTTAGGAAAAGGTAGAATGACTCAATTTACTAAAGATGAACAAATAACAATGTTAACTCTTTGGTGTATTTTTAGATCTCCACTTATGGTTGGGTGCGAGCTAAGAGATAATGATACGTGGACACTTTCTTTATTAACTAATACTGAAATTTTAAGGGTCCTTAAACATTCTTCAGAAGGAAAGCAATTATATAGAATAGATAATAGAATTGTTTGGATAGCAAAAGATGAAGATGGAAGCTACTATATAGCATTATTTAATACAGGAGAAGAAACTCATAAGGTAGAGGTTTTGTTAAAAGATATTAATATAGAGGGAACTTATATTAGTAGAGATTTATGGAAACATGAAGATTTAGAAAAAGTGTCGGATATACTAGAACTAGAAGTTCCAAGCCATGGAGCTAGATTAATAAAATTAAGTGAATTTGTTTAG
- a CDS encoding response regulator transcription factor — protein MMKILLAEDEKYDREIVKHIIKENFSDKLQVYEAKNGREAIEMSESIRPDIVIMDIKMPGIDGIQALKEISASLPNVYSIILTAYDYFDFAKEAVKINVKEYLLKPFAKEEIIEKVSIGIQFVKKEQNKRKSEIEDKEKIYTLLPVLENQLSDLIINDKLIGVDYGMYLQCLNMNFINSYAMVISIKDKYDYEDACRSEKDQIKMKIGDYIKEYINRKYKCIGNYMFYEELTYFIQIENEDTEDFKNLGIDLAFNLRREIKKRFNVSIRAGLGEIYNSVEHIVESYRQATKCLVYNSDNVNIIHINDIDENMLEEKIINHNDANINLNDVKDNKIKNVNKIKLKLFDDVKNYIKENIKTELELEKVASNFGLSVYYFSRTFKEVTGTNFSDYINKCRIDIAKELLSNGEMNVKEVCYKVGYNDPNYFSKVFKKYEGISPVNYKV, from the coding sequence ATGATGAAAATTTTACTTGCTGAAGATGAAAAATATGATAGAGAAATAGTTAAGCATATAATAAAAGAGAATTTTTCAGATAAATTACAAGTATATGAAGCTAAAAATGGAAGAGAAGCAATTGAAATGTCTGAAAGTATTAGGCCAGATATAGTTATAATGGACATAAAAATGCCAGGTATAGATGGAATACAAGCTTTAAAAGAAATAAGTGCCAGCTTACCTAATGTATATAGCATAATATTAACTGCTTATGATTATTTTGATTTTGCAAAAGAAGCTGTGAAAATAAATGTAAAGGAATATCTTCTAAAGCCATTTGCAAAGGAGGAGATAATAGAGAAAGTTTCTATAGGTATTCAGTTTGTGAAAAAGGAGCAGAATAAGAGGAAAAGCGAGATTGAAGATAAAGAAAAAATATATACATTACTACCAGTACTTGAAAATCAATTAAGTGATTTAATAATAAATGATAAACTTATTGGTGTTGATTATGGAATGTATTTGCAATGTTTAAATATGAATTTTATAAATAGCTATGCAATGGTTATATCTATTAAGGATAAGTATGATTACGAGGATGCATGCAGGAGTGAAAAAGATCAAATTAAAATGAAGATTGGAGACTATATTAAAGAATACATTAATAGAAAATATAAGTGTATAGGAAATTATATGTTTTATGAAGAATTAACTTATTTTATACAGATTGAAAATGAGGATACTGAGGATTTTAAAAATTTAGGAATTGATCTTGCATTTAATTTGAGAAGAGAAATAAAAAAGAGATTTAATGTTTCAATAAGAGCTGGGCTTGGAGAAATATATAATTCAGTGGAACATATAGTTGAATCATATAGACAAGCTACTAAGTGTTTAGTATATAATTCGGATAATGTAAATATTATTCATATAAATGATATTGATGAAAATATGTTAGAAGAAAAAATTATAAATCATAATGATGCTAATATTAATTTAAATGATGTAAAGGATAATAAAATTAAAAATGTTAATAAAATAAAACTGAAATTATTTGATGATGTAAAGAACTATATTAAAGAAAATATTAAAACAGAGCTTGAACTAGAAAAAGTTGCAAGTAATTTTGGATTAAGTGTATATTATTTTAGCAGAACATTTAAAGAAGTGACAGGAACTAATTTCTCAGATTATATAAATAAATGCAGAATAGATATAGCTAAGGAATTACTTTCAAATGGAGAAATGAATGTTAAAGAAGTTTGCTATAAGGTTGGATATAATGATCCTAATTACTTTAGCAAAGTGTTTAAAAAATATGAAGGAATAAGTCCAGTTAATTATAAGGTATAA
- a CDS encoding HAD-IIA family hydrolase, translated as MLKDKKLFLLDIDGTIALDTTLIDGTLDFMNYVLRIGGKYIFITNNSTKSIGDYIVKFEKFGIQVDETSFVTSSYATALYLKETYNDKKIFILGTKSFIEELRSFQVNVTEEQDEDIVCAVVGFDNELNYKKIEKICELLITRDIDYIGTNPDLVCPTTFGFVPDCGAICEMIGHAVKREPLYIGKPNKAIVEMCLKQTGVTKEETLVIGDRLYTDIACGINGGVDTCVVFTGEATKEDIVDTEFKPTYSFDTIKELFEEISI; from the coding sequence ATGCTGAAAGATAAAAAATTATTTCTATTAGATATTGATGGAACAATAGCACTAGATACTACACTAATTGATGGAACTTTAGATTTTATGAATTATGTTTTAAGAATTGGTGGTAAGTATATTTTTATAACAAATAATTCTACTAAAAGTATTGGAGATTATATTGTAAAATTTGAGAAGTTTGGTATTCAAGTAGATGAAACAAGTTTTGTAACCTCATCTTATGCAACAGCGCTATATTTAAAGGAAACCTATAATGATAAAAAAATATTTATCCTTGGGACAAAATCATTTATTGAAGAATTAAGAAGTTTCCAAGTAAATGTTACAGAAGAGCAAGATGAAGATATTGTTTGCGCAGTAGTAGGCTTTGACAATGAATTGAATTATAAAAAGATAGAAAAGATATGTGAATTATTAATTACTAGAGATATTGATTATATAGGGACAAATCCGGACCTTGTTTGTCCAACAACCTTTGGTTTTGTACCAGACTGTGGTGCAATATGTGAAATGATAGGTCATGCAGTCAAAAGGGAGCCTTTATATATTGGGAAACCTAATAAGGCTATAGTAGAAATGTGTTTAAAACAAACTGGAGTTACAAAGGAAGAAACTTTAGTTATAGGAGATAGACTATATACAGATATTGCTTGTGGAATAAATGGAGGTGTTGATACTTGCGTTGTATTTACCGGAGAAGCAACAAAAGAAGATATAGTAGATACTGAATTTAAACCAACATATAGTTTTGACACTATTAAAGAGTTATTTGAAGAAATATCAATTTAA
- a CDS encoding glycoside hydrolase family 127 protein: MDKNKFSKPLPIDSINVTDNFWRNMMELVRNNVIPYQWEALNDRIEGAEPSYCMQNFKIAANMMEGEFKGFVFQDSDFAKWIEAVGFSLMWHKDENLEKTADEAIDIVCAAQQPDGYLDTYYIINGLDKRWTNLKDNHELYCLGHLIEGAVAYYQGTGKDKLLNATIKYVDYVDTIFGSEENKKHGYPGHEIIEMALIKLYKITDNEKYLKLAKYFIDERGRSPLYFEEEGLKHENKFWWEDSYFKYQYYQAGKPVREQHVAEGHAVRAVYLYSGMADVAKETNDDELLEACKRLWDNMTRKQMYITGGIGSSQYGEAFTYDYDLPNDTIYAETCASIGLVFFARRMLEITPKSEYADVMEKALYNGIISGMSLDGTKFFYVNPLEVVPEASLKDHLRAHVKPERQKWFGCACCPPNIARLLSSIGSYAYSLKENTIFMHLYMGGEISTNLSNNDIIFNVETEYPWNESINISLNMKEETNFELSLRIPEWCRKHTIKVNNQEVEYKVVDGYAYIARIWENDDKINIYFEMPVEIMTSNPNVRENVGKVAIMRGPIVYCLEEEDNGADLHRVYVSNNPEFTYKYEKDLLGGVVTIEGNGKFIKNQECDEYKLYKSKAEIKFEDKKFKWIPYYSWANRNPGEMLVWVKTAQI, encoded by the coding sequence ATGGATAAAAATAAATTTAGTAAACCTTTACCAATAGATTCGATAAATGTAACGGATAACTTTTGGAGAAATATGATGGAACTTGTAAGGAATAATGTTATTCCTTATCAATGGGAAGCATTAAACGATAGGATTGAAGGGGCAGAACCTAGTTATTGTATGCAAAATTTTAAAATCGCAGCAAACATGATGGAAGGTGAATTTAAAGGCTTTGTATTTCAAGATAGTGACTTTGCAAAATGGATAGAAGCTGTTGGATTTTCACTTATGTGGCATAAGGATGAGAATTTAGAGAAAACTGCTGATGAAGCAATTGATATTGTTTGTGCAGCACAACAGCCAGATGGATATTTAGACACCTATTACATTATAAATGGATTAGATAAAAGATGGACTAATTTAAAAGATAATCATGAATTATATTGTTTAGGACATTTGATAGAAGGAGCAGTAGCATATTATCAAGGAACTGGTAAGGATAAACTTTTAAATGCAACAATTAAATATGTTGATTATGTAGACACTATTTTTGGAAGTGAAGAAAATAAAAAACATGGATATCCAGGTCATGAAATAATTGAAATGGCATTGATTAAGCTTTATAAAATCACAGACAATGAGAAGTATTTAAAACTAGCAAAATATTTTATAGATGAAAGAGGAAGATCTCCTTTATACTTTGAAGAAGAAGGTCTTAAACACGAAAATAAATTTTGGTGGGAAGATAGCTATTTTAAATATCAGTATTATCAAGCAGGAAAACCAGTTAGAGAACAACATGTAGCTGAAGGTCATGCTGTAAGAGCAGTGTACTTGTATTCTGGGATGGCTGATGTAGCTAAGGAAACCAATGACGATGAATTATTAGAAGCATGCAAACGATTATGGGATAATATGACTAGAAAGCAAATGTATATAACAGGAGGAATTGGATCATCACAATATGGAGAAGCATTTACTTATGATTATGATTTACCTAATGATACTATTTATGCTGAAACTTGTGCATCTATTGGATTGGTGTTTTTTGCAAGAAGAATGCTAGAAATCACACCAAAATCTGAATATGCAGATGTTATGGAAAAAGCGTTATATAATGGTATCATAAGTGGAATGTCACTTGATGGAACTAAATTTTTCTATGTAAATCCATTAGAAGTAGTGCCAGAAGCTTCTTTAAAAGATCATTTAAGAGCCCATGTGAAACCAGAACGTCAAAAATGGTTTGGATGTGCGTGTTGTCCTCCTAACATTGCAAGACTTTTGTCTTCAATTGGGAGTTATGCATATTCATTAAAAGAAAATACAATATTTATGCATTTATATATGGGGGGAGAGATTTCCACAAATCTATCGAATAATGACATAATATTTAATGTTGAAACAGAGTATCCTTGGAATGAAAGCATTAATATTAGTTTAAATATGAAAGAGGAAACTAATTTTGAATTATCATTAAGAATACCAGAGTGGTGTAGAAAGCATACAATAAAAGTAAACAATCAGGAAGTTGAATATAAAGTCGTGGATGGATATGCATACATTGCAAGGATTTGGGAAAATGACGATAAAATTAATATTTATTTTGAAATGCCAGTAGAAATAATGACTTCTAATCCAAATGTTAGAGAAAATGTTGGAAAGGTCGCTATTATGAGAGGACCAATTGTGTATTGCCTTGAAGAAGAAGATAATGGAGCTGATTTACACAGAGTTTATGTGAGCAATAATCCGGAATTTACTTATAAATATGAAAAAGATTTACTTGGTGGAGTTGTAACAATTGAAGGTAATGGAAAATTTATAAAAAACCAAGAATGCGATGAATATAAGCTATATAAATCTAAAGCAGAAATTAAATTTGAAGATAAAAAATTTAAATGGATTCCATATTATTCATGGGCAAATAGAAATCCAGGAGAAATGTTAGTATGGGTAAAGACTGCGCAAATATAA